A portion of the Symphalangus syndactylus isolate Jambi chromosome 13, NHGRI_mSymSyn1-v2.1_pri, whole genome shotgun sequence genome contains these proteins:
- the LOC129460258 gene encoding LOW QUALITY PROTEIN: neudesin-like (The sequence of the model RefSeq protein was modified relative to this genomic sequence to represent the inferred CDS: deleted 2 bases in 1 codon; substituted 1 base at 1 genomic stop codon) has translation MSRAASFGARDIRSQAALALHHVLTVVGPMPGQWLQQLAVLVLILVLAWGAGPLWQEDQPIYLAVKGVGLDVTSGKGFYGQRAPYNALTKKDSTRGVAKMSLDHVDLTCDTTGLIAKKLXSVDDVFTSVYKAKYPIVSYRAQTILNEFGSPSLDFKAEDQLLFDKKEGF, from the exons ATGAGCAGAGCTGCGTCCTTTGGAGCCAGAGACATCAGGTCTCAG GCTGCCCTTGCTCTGCACCACGTGCTCACTGTGGTGGGCCCCATGCCAGGGCAGTGGCTGCAGCAGCTGGCAGTGCTAGTCCTGATTCTGGTGCTAGCCTGGGGGGCTGGTCCACTATGGCAGGAGGATCAGCCCATCTATTTGGCAGTGAAGGGAGTGGGGCTTGATGTCACCTCTGGAAAGGGGTTTTATGGACAAAGAGCCCCCTACAATGCCTTGACCAAGAAGGACTCCACTAGAGGGGTAGCCAAGATGTCCTTGGATCATGTAGACCTCACCTGTGAC ACCACAGGTCTCATAGCCAAGAAGTTGTAGTCCGTGGATGATGTCTTCACCAGCGTGTACAAAGCCAAATACCCCATTGTCAGCTACAGGGCTCAGACAATTCTCAATGAGTTTGGCAGCCCCAGCCTGGACTTCAAGGCTGAAGACCAGCTGCTTTTTGACAAGAAGGAAGGGTTCTGA